Proteins co-encoded in one Anabas testudineus chromosome 8, fAnaTes1.2, whole genome shotgun sequence genomic window:
- the st6galnac2 gene encoding alpha-N-acetylgalactosaminide alpha-2,6-sialyltransferase 2: protein MRSFSMKCALLLLVTFFSIILYDLYSTMTPNSWQTEGGGVDVSGADQAVLTVIPTLRQEDTIEAPCSLRKAVRNNPFLKDFSFSVPVLQWAGSFSNDTWEQLKNRFPPYGWKGLPVHDVRLTLSLLNSARLFDPGSPGRCVRCAVVGNGGILRGSKQGKNIDSHDFVFRVNGAVTRGFEDDVGVKTSFYVFTSNTMKNALKWYQNDGFTEIPTSPDVKYIFIPSNLRDYVMLAAAVQDQTVPSGFDKGDQPSKYFGHKPPESFKILHPEFISYVTHSFLKSPWLTNPQTRHLYMPSTGALMLLTALHTCDQVSAYGFITKNYAEFSDHYYDSVRKPLTFYANHDMQMESLLWEDLHLKGVMRLYQRTAGG from the exons ATGAGATCGTTCTCCATGAAATGTGCCTTACTTCTACTGGTTACCTTCTTTTCCATCATTTTATATGACCTGTACAGCACCATGACCCCCAACAG TTGGCAAACAGAAGGTGGCGGTGTGGACGTATCAGGTGCCGATCAGGCAGTTTTGACCGTGATCCCAACACTTCGACAAGAAGACACA ATAGAAGCTCCATGTTCTCTGAGGAAGGCAGTGAGAAATAATCCTTTCCTCAAGGACTTCAGCTTCTCGGTGCCGGTTCTTCAGTGGGCAGGAAGTTTCTCCAACGATACCTGGGAACAGCTAAAGAACAGGTTCCCTCCATATGGCTGGAAGGGACTTCCTGTTCATG ATGTCAGGTTGACCCTCTCCCTTCTCAACAGCGCTCGTCTCTTTGATCCCGGCTCACCTGGCAGGTGTGTCCGCTGTGCTGTGGTGGGAAACGGAGGCATCCTCCGAGGGTCCAAACAGGGGAAGAACATAGACAGCCATGACTTTGTCTTCAG GGTGAATGGAGCAGTGACTAGAGGTTTTGAAGATGATGTGGGGGTGAAGACTTCTTTCTACGTTTTCACCTCAAACACCATGAAGAATGCCCTCAAGTGGTACCAAAATGACGGCTTCACTGAGATCCCCACAAGTCCG GACGTAAAATACATCTTCATCCCATCGAACCTCAGAGATTATGTGATGCTAGCAGCTGCAGTTCAGGATCAGACTGTCCCCTCGGGCTTCGACAAGGGCGACCA ACCCTCAAAATATTTTGGCCACAAACCGCCTGAGAGCTTCAAGATTCTCCATCCAGAATTTATTTCCTATGTGACGCACAG cttcCTAAAGTCTCCATGGCTGACCAACCCCCAGACCCGTCACTTGTACATGCCAAGCACGGGagctctgatgctgctgacaGCTTTACACACCTGTGACCAg GTTTCTGCCTACGGCTTCATCACCAAGAACTATGCAGAGTTCTCCGACCACTACTATGACTCGGTGAGGAAGCCCCTGACATTCTATGCCAACCACGACATGCAGATGGAGAGCTTGCTGTGGGAGGACCTGCACCTCAAGGGGGTCATGAGGTTGTACCAGAGGACAGCAGGCGGCTGA